Proteins encoded within one genomic window of Leptolyngbya sp. SIO1E4:
- a CDS encoding filamentous hemagglutinin N-terminal domain-containing protein, which translates to MSLTKLHRAIGCPMNNLWQTIRLITPGLVSVLILSGAGWRSSSSAYGQIIPDNSLGVDASVVNFEGGVDLIQGGSTQGSALFHSFSDFNVNIGQQVYFANPLGIDTILSRVTGVSPSQIEGVLGVDGAANLFLLNPNGIIFGPDAQLDVAGSFVASTSDRFRFADGSEFRATNPNDAPLVTVNIPLGLQLEPASLTPILTAADLTVGQDLTLLGSEVTSTGQLSAPQGQITVRGSDGNVQVQALTAQSAQLLASDTLILEESRLVTTGDLSLGADNTLRIRDSAHAPFVAAAGGTLLFQGNNRVDIFALNHPESGLVAGGDLILRSANPVIGDAQYLAYGDFRIETLEGALGGLLSPNDPVIRASGDVAFESYEGASLHILAGGSVIVSGNITITGADPLNGLQETVPLSNGGSIDIDGQQQGTLDIRAGTLSFGAPGIVGGGAFIPAVPAPLDGPPTSADISIGSIIIPFDGQVFLTTQFDPNPELAGGDISLTGNNAIAGFPDDSIFANTGSVTLDARASISVAANITSVAGEDDAGDITLLAAGNITTGDLVSQTQPGNSGEIQVQAGGDIVTGNVLSQASGGSSSDVSLQAGGSINLTDVTVGSEAIDGDAANVSINGSQITISGETTITSDAIGDGTAGNVAIAGDQLDINDATVSSTATDGGSGNVSLSGDLITLSNADIRSATTGDGAAGAIDVGGSEVSILDSTLATVSNEGAATGNLTFSTDTLSVQASQLQVISPEGVAGALQIAATSVLLDQGSLLTETGAIDNANSGNITLSFAEEGSLTLRNESLISATGLSDAGTGANITLTGGAIVAEAPTGPDGSDIIANSVGNTGGEIAIEVTSLEGIEQRPARTPLNDIVGNEVTIIAPPPVPPTPPAPPVPPEVTEAVGAGVETETVYELPDFVDREAEEAFRAAINRCAVESAVTQGGRGGLPTHPTDLLQAIAPSTDWVRLTEAEIAPISRNRVSDSASSASDASAPSPALIPTRACDRG; encoded by the coding sequence ATGTCTTTAACCAAACTGCACAGGGCTATCGGGTGCCCCATGAATAATCTCTGGCAAACGATACGGCTGATCACGCCCGGGTTGGTCAGCGTCCTCATTCTCAGTGGGGCAGGTTGGCGCTCCTCAAGCAGCGCTTACGGGCAAATCATCCCAGATAATAGCCTCGGTGTGGACGCTTCAGTGGTGAATTTTGAGGGGGGCGTTGACCTAATTCAAGGAGGATCCACACAGGGAAGTGCGCTCTTCCACAGTTTTTCAGACTTCAATGTAAACATTGGGCAGCAGGTCTATTTCGCCAACCCCCTGGGGATTGACACGATCTTGAGTCGAGTTACAGGGGTAAGCCCCTCTCAAATTGAGGGGGTATTAGGGGTGGATGGCGCGGCAAATCTATTTTTGCTGAACCCTAACGGCATTATCTTTGGCCCCGATGCTCAGCTGGATGTGGCGGGTTCTTTTGTCGCCAGCACCAGCGATCGCTTTCGCTTTGCCGACGGCAGTGAGTTTCGCGCCACGAATCCGAATGATGCGCCCTTGGTCACGGTGAATATTCCCCTGGGGCTGCAGCTAGAGCCTGCCTCCCTAACGCCCATCTTGACTGCAGCCGACCTGACAGTCGGCCAGGATTTGACCCTGTTAGGCAGCGAGGTGACCAGTACCGGACAGCTCTCAGCGCCTCAGGGGCAGATTACGGTTCGCGGCAGCGACGGCAACGTTCAGGTGCAAGCCCTGACAGCCCAGTCGGCCCAACTGCTGGCCAGTGACACGCTGATTTTGGAAGAAAGTCGCCTAGTCACCACGGGCGATCTGTCGTTGGGCGCAGACAATACCCTGCGCATTCGCGACAGTGCCCATGCACCGTTTGTGGCTGCCGCCGGAGGGACGCTGCTATTCCAGGGAAATAATCGAGTCGATATTTTTGCCCTCAATCACCCCGAGAGCGGCTTGGTAGCAGGGGGAGACCTGATTTTGCGATCGGCCAACCCGGTGATCGGCGATGCCCAATACCTCGCCTATGGCGACTTTCGCATTGAAACCCTGGAGGGTGCCTTGGGGGGGCTACTGAGCCCGAATGATCCCGTAATTCGAGCCAGTGGCGATGTGGCCTTTGAGAGCTATGAGGGGGCCTCGCTCCATATTTTGGCGGGTGGCAGCGTGATTGTTAGCGGCAATATCACCATCACAGGGGCAGACCCTCTCAATGGACTCCAGGAAACAGTGCCCCTTTCCAACGGCGGCAGCATTGACATCGATGGCCAGCAACAGGGCACCCTCGACATTCGCGCGGGAACGCTCTCCTTTGGAGCACCGGGAATTGTGGGGGGCGGTGCCTTTATCCCCGCAGTTCCCGCTCCTCTGGATGGCCCCCCAACCAGTGCCGACATCAGCATCGGCAGCATTATCATCCCTTTTGATGGGCAAGTGTTTCTCACGACGCAATTTGACCCCAATCCTGAGCTTGCTGGGGGCGATATTAGCCTCACGGGCAATAATGCGATCGCGGGATTCCCCGACGACTCCATTTTTGCGAATACTGGCTCAGTCACCCTGGATGCCCGAGCCAGTATTAGCGTGGCGGCGAACATTACCTCAGTGGCAGGCGAAGACGACGCTGGAGACATCACCCTACTGGCAGCCGGGAATATTACAACCGGCGACCTTGTCTCTCAGACTCAACCCGGCAATAGTGGCGAGATTCAGGTTCAAGCCGGAGGCGATATTGTTACGGGCAACGTGTTAAGCCAGGCAAGTGGAGGCAGCAGCAGCGACGTCAGCCTGCAGGCTGGGGGCTCAATTAATTTGACGGATGTAACCGTTGGTAGCGAGGCCATAGATGGAGACGCCGCCAACGTCTCGATTAATGGCAGCCAAATCACGATAAGTGGGGAGACTACTATCACGAGCGATGCCATTGGTGACGGCACTGCTGGCAATGTCGCGATCGCTGGGGACCAGCTCGATATCAACGATGCCACCGTCAGCAGCACTGCAACGGATGGCGGCTCTGGCAATGTCTCCCTTTCTGGGGACCTGATCACCCTCAGCAATGCCGACATCCGTAGCGCGACCACGGGTGACGGTGCTGCTGGGGCAATTGATGTGGGGGGCAGCGAAGTCTCCATCCTTGATTCAACCCTGGCCACGGTTAGTAATGAAGGGGCCGCCACCGGCAACCTGACGTTCAGCACAGACACCCTGAGCGTGCAGGCATCTCAACTGCAGGTGATTAGCCCTGAGGGGGTTGCCGGAGCGCTGCAAATAGCCGCCACATCAGTACTGCTGGATCAAGGATCCCTCCTGACTGAGACGGGAGCCATCGACAACGCAAACTCCGGCAATATCACCCTCAGTTTTGCGGAAGAGGGCAGCTTGACCCTCAGAAATGAAAGCTTGATTTCTGCCACAGGGCTCAGTGATGCCGGGACGGGGGCCAATATCACCCTCACAGGGGGCGCGATTGTGGCAGAAGCACCTACCGGCCCCGACGGCAGCGACATTATCGCCAACAGTGTCGGCAATACCGGGGGGGAAATTGCAATTGAGGTCACGTCGTTAGAGGGCATCGAGCAGCGGCCAGCACGAACTCCCTTGAACGATATTGTGGGCAATGAGGTGACTATTATTGCACCGCCGCCAGTGCCGCCAACGCCGCCAGCACCGCCAGTGCCGCCAGAAGTGACAGAGGCGGTCGGCGCTGGCGTAGAGACAGAGACGGTGTATGAGCTACCAGACTTTGTCGATAGAGAGGCTGAGGAGGCGTTTAGAGCCGCCATCAATCGGTGCGCTGTGGAGAGTGCTGTCACCCAGGGGGGACGTGGGGGCTTGCCTACCCATCCGACGGATCTTCTGCAGGCGATCGCGCCCAGCACTGATTGGGTTCGCCTGACGGAGGCCGAAATTGCCCCCATCAGCCGGAATAGAGTGTCTGATTCGGCGTCTTCGGCGTCTGATGCCAGTGCCCCTTCGCCCGCCCTCATCCCGACCCGTGCCTGCGATCGCGGCTAG
- a CDS encoding CHAT domain-containing protein, which yields MKIRRTMWQRAGYGLLGLCLAWMLVLFGVGPWELVGISPSPGLSAEVPSRDVQYLLDQGQENFVRGQLSIAAETLETALNTAQSQNDTLGEVMVQSNLALVYGQMGRWSQANDAIAQSLRLLDLPGKDDPNWQRVRAQTLNVLGRLQLGQGDAEAAFESWGQTVNAYQAAGDRAGQIRGQLRQARALQALGFYRRAVDEILVPLEQQLTAESPSPVKTQSLRSLAEALIVAESLEQARQAAQASLAVAETLALEEEIAATQLTLGNIEYAQAQEYETQNSPALAEASVEQALAWYDRASAPDVTPTAMSGNAMRSQLNQLALLVEFERWDEAVQQWPSVYAQVNALSPNQDGIYTRINLANSLEQLAQQPITGVPSFSQVLAILETAQTEAIALEDARAEAHVLGYLGKAYQSKGQIEADRTQLEKATKLTEEALFSSETVNAVDISYRWYEQLGDLHVQLSELEDTSTHQQAAIAAYRGAVNALKFLRSDLVTINPEVQFSFQQSIEPLHRKLVSLLLEGESPPSQANLKDARAVLESLQLEELNNYLRAACLNSQEVSVDDISGDRRVAVIYPILLPNKIGIIANLPPSQTKAEQAKAEQTKAAPSQAGELQYYTAALAPGELDRYAARMRRQMVFVDYGVLDTAHHLYDLLFPEPLLQDLANSQPDTLVFVPDGALRSVPIAALFDGESYLVEQYSIAITPGLQLLNPQPLQETSLEALTFGLTEAVAEWSSLPYVFDEIEAIRQQVPIESFLNEQFTYEKFEATLSNSSAPIIHLATHGQFSSRLDETFIQAWNNRISVNDLSRWLQRDRTKPVELLVLSACQTATGDQRAALGLAGMAIRAGARSTVASLWQVDDAATAVFMTEFYQALSTQSGNKAEALQRAQKHLIEDPDNNFDHPYYWAPFVLIGNWL from the coding sequence ATGAAAATCCGTCGAACGATGTGGCAACGGGCTGGGTATGGTTTGCTGGGTCTGTGTCTTGCCTGGATGCTAGTCCTATTCGGTGTTGGGCCATGGGAGCTAGTGGGGATAAGCCCTTCCCCTGGCTTGAGTGCTGAAGTTCCTAGCCGTGACGTTCAGTATTTGCTCGATCAGGGTCAAGAAAACTTTGTGCGAGGGCAGTTATCGATCGCTGCCGAGACCCTGGAGACGGCCCTCAATACGGCCCAAAGCCAAAATGACACCCTAGGCGAGGTGATGGTGCAGAGCAACCTGGCCTTAGTGTATGGACAGATGGGGCGGTGGTCTCAGGCCAATGATGCGATCGCTCAGAGTCTCCGACTATTAGATCTCCCAGGGAAAGATGACCCCAACTGGCAGCGAGTCAGGGCGCAAACGCTGAACGTTTTGGGCCGCTTGCAGTTGGGCCAGGGCGACGCTGAAGCTGCCTTTGAGAGCTGGGGACAGACCGTCAATGCTTACCAAGCGGCGGGTGATCGAGCCGGGCAAATTCGCGGTCAGCTGCGCCAGGCCCGGGCTTTGCAGGCTCTGGGCTTTTATCGTCGAGCCGTTGACGAAATTCTGGTGCCGTTGGAGCAACAGTTGACGGCTGAATCCCCTTCCCCTGTTAAAACCCAGAGCCTTAGAAGCTTGGCGGAAGCCTTGATCGTGGCTGAAAGTTTAGAGCAGGCCCGCCAGGCTGCCCAGGCCAGTCTGGCCGTGGCAGAAACGTTAGCCCTGGAGGAGGAAATTGCAGCCACTCAACTGACCCTTGGCAATATTGAGTACGCTCAGGCTCAAGAGTATGAAACCCAAAATAGTCCGGCCCTGGCCGAGGCCTCGGTGGAGCAGGCTCTGGCCTGGTACGACCGGGCCTCGGCGCCAGACGTGACCCCCACAGCCATGAGTGGCAATGCAATGCGATCGCAGCTCAATCAACTGGCATTGCTGGTTGAGTTTGAACGCTGGGATGAGGCGGTTCAGCAATGGCCGTCGGTGTATGCCCAAGTCAATGCCCTCTCTCCCAATCAAGACGGCATCTATACGCGCATCAACCTGGCCAATAGTTTAGAACAATTGGCCCAGCAGCCCATCACCGGGGTGCCAAGTTTCAGCCAAGTGTTAGCCATTTTAGAAACGGCCCAAACCGAGGCCATTGCCCTGGAAGATGCCCGAGCTGAAGCCCATGTTCTGGGCTATCTGGGGAAAGCCTATCAAAGTAAAGGTCAGATCGAGGCCGATCGCACTCAGCTAGAAAAGGCCACAAAACTCACGGAAGAGGCGCTCTTTTCGTCCGAAACGGTCAACGCCGTTGATATTAGCTATCGCTGGTATGAACAGCTGGGGGATCTTCACGTACAGCTCAGCGAACTTGAGGACACCTCCACCCACCAACAGGCGGCGATCGCCGCCTACCGGGGCGCTGTCAATGCCCTGAAATTCCTCAGAAGCGACTTGGTCACCATTAACCCTGAGGTGCAATTTTCCTTCCAACAGAGCATTGAACCGCTGCATCGTAAACTCGTCAGCCTGCTGCTGGAGGGCGAGTCTCCCCCCAGTCAGGCGAATCTCAAGGATGCTCGGGCAGTTCTAGAATCCCTCCAGTTGGAGGAACTCAACAATTACCTCAGGGCTGCCTGTCTCAACAGCCAAGAAGTCTCGGTGGATGACATTTCTGGCGATCGGCGAGTCGCGGTAATTTACCCCATCCTGTTACCTAACAAAATCGGCATTATTGCCAACTTACCGCCCTCCCAAACCAAAGCCGAGCAAGCCAAAGCAGAGCAAACCAAAGCAGCCCCATCCCAAGCGGGTGAACTGCAATATTACACCGCTGCCCTTGCCCCCGGAGAACTGGATCGCTACGCCGCTCGCATGCGTCGCCAGATGGTGTTTGTAGACTATGGCGTTCTCGATACGGCACACCACCTGTACGATTTACTGTTTCCTGAGCCCCTGTTGCAAGACTTAGCGAACAGTCAGCCCGACACCCTGGTATTTGTTCCTGATGGTGCCCTGCGGAGTGTTCCCATCGCGGCATTATTCGATGGGGAGTCTTATCTGGTCGAGCAGTACAGCATTGCCATTACTCCAGGGCTACAGCTCTTAAACCCCCAACCCCTGCAAGAAACCTCGTTGGAGGCCCTCACCTTTGGGCTGACCGAAGCCGTCGCTGAATGGTCATCGTTACCTTACGTCTTCGATGAAATTGAGGCAATTAGGCAACAGGTTCCCATTGAGTCCTTCCTCAACGAGCAGTTCACCTATGAAAAGTTTGAGGCGACTTTAAGCAATTCTTCAGCCCCCATCATCCATTTAGCTACCCACGGCCAATTTAGTTCTCGGCTGGATGAGACATTCATTCAAGCCTGGAATAATCGCATTTCTGTCAATGATTTGAGTCGCTGGTTGCAGCGTGACCGAACCAAACCTGTGGAGCTGTTAGTCCTGAGTGCCTGTCAAACGGCCACAGGTGATCAGCGCGCCGCCTTAGGGCTGGCGGGCATGGCCATTCGCGCTGGAGCCCGTAGCACCGTTGCCAGCCTCTGGCAGGTTGATGACGCCGCCACCGCTGTCTTCATGACCGAGTTTTACCAGGCCCTATCAACCCAATCGGGCAATAAGGCTGAAGCCCTGCAGAGGGCTCAAAAACATCTCATTGAAGATCCCGATAATAATTTTGATCATCCCTACTATTGGGCGCCCTTCGTGCTGATCGGCAACTGGCTATAG
- a CDS encoding tetratricopeptide repeat protein has translation MLQRYVHVVDLPLLGRYPVGLTCHQCKRWPRLGFNAVALIFGLLWSDGLAIAAPQPPPETSFALESLIAQVNLEELEDFEYWQRLCRLQTDAQEYEEAQQACEQAIEIRPEDASIWADHSGVLLQLAQYPEAIASADLSLTYNLENSLAFTYQCIAFQALEDYETALDKCNEALRVNGDWGTESPALAWRHRGEILDQQGQSELALVAYERTLLLTPEDSLTLTYQCRALFNLTRYPDAIASCQEALAGNQQWGDETPALAWFYQGLAHSALASYADGVAAYDQAIALAPNRAETWIQQGWALEHLDRPTEALTSYTRAVELAPESSRALVGQCTVFNQLARYKEAVAACQQAIQGDGQWWPLGSAQAWSEQAQALAGTGQFEEAWAASNRAVGIRPDYAEAWSNRSVVLWYLGVQEANREQAQTQAQAQAQTQAQAHFTAAEESARRSIELDNTVARPWANLGRILRSQGQLFSEAGTLELAATAYQDALSAYEQALLLDEEDAGIWSNYSVVLWLLGQYEEALSAAGQAIHIDATSTQAWQNQGAVLVALGRYEAAQASYLQAVTLDDENAVAWASLGIIQLRLEQVEAGRASLDKALALDPEQPLAQQALDQLSQVMPMP, from the coding sequence ATGCTTCAACGCTATGTTCATGTCGTTGATCTCCCCTTGTTAGGCAGGTATCCAGTCGGATTGACTTGTCATCAGTGTAAGCGCTGGCCTCGCCTGGGGTTCAATGCCGTTGCTCTAATTTTTGGCCTGTTGTGGTCTGATGGTCTGGCGATCGCAGCCCCGCAGCCCCCCCCAGAAACTTCATTTGCCCTTGAGTCACTGATAGCCCAAGTCAACCTGGAGGAGTTGGAGGACTTTGAATATTGGCAGCGGTTGTGTCGGCTCCAGACCGATGCGCAAGAATATGAAGAAGCTCAGCAAGCCTGTGAACAAGCAATCGAAATTCGACCGGAAGATGCCAGTATTTGGGCCGATCATAGTGGTGTCTTGCTGCAGTTAGCGCAATATCCAGAGGCGATCGCCTCTGCGGATCTTTCGCTGACTTACAACCTGGAAAACTCTCTGGCGTTTACCTATCAGTGCATTGCGTTCCAAGCGTTGGAAGATTACGAAACGGCGTTGGATAAATGTAACGAGGCTTTAAGAGTCAATGGTGACTGGGGAACCGAATCTCCCGCTCTGGCCTGGCGACACCGAGGCGAGATTTTAGATCAGCAGGGCCAATCAGAGTTGGCCTTAGTGGCCTATGAGCGCACCCTGCTGTTGACCCCTGAGGATTCCTTAACGCTGACCTATCAATGTCGGGCACTGTTCAATCTCACTCGCTATCCAGACGCGATCGCCAGTTGCCAAGAAGCTCTGGCAGGCAATCAACAATGGGGGGACGAAACACCTGCACTGGCCTGGTTTTATCAAGGCTTAGCCCATAGCGCTTTAGCGAGCTATGCCGATGGCGTCGCCGCCTATGACCAGGCGATCGCCCTGGCCCCCAACAGGGCCGAAACTTGGATACAGCAAGGCTGGGCATTAGAGCACCTTGATCGCCCTACCGAGGCTCTAACGTCTTACACTCGTGCCGTTGAACTGGCTCCTGAATCTTCGCGGGCTTTGGTCGGGCAATGTACCGTATTCAACCAGCTAGCGCGCTACAAAGAAGCGGTAGCCGCCTGTCAACAAGCCATTCAAGGTGATGGGCAGTGGTGGCCCTTGGGCTCTGCCCAGGCCTGGAGTGAGCAAGCTCAAGCCCTGGCTGGGACAGGCCAGTTTGAAGAAGCCTGGGCTGCTAGCAATCGGGCTGTGGGCATTCGTCCCGATTATGCAGAAGCCTGGAGCAATCGCAGTGTCGTGTTGTGGTATCTCGGCGTTCAGGAAGCGAATCGCGAGCAGGCACAGACACAGGCACAGGCACAGGCACAGACACAGGCACAGGCACACTTTACCGCTGCCGAGGAGTCAGCGCGGCGCTCAATTGAGTTAGACAATACTGTGGCGAGACCCTGGGCCAACTTAGGCCGCATTTTAAGAAGCCAGGGGCAACTGTTTTCAGAGGCTGGAACCCTGGAATTAGCCGCGACGGCCTATCAAGATGCCTTAAGCGCCTATGAACAAGCGCTACTGCTAGACGAGGAAGACGCCGGTATTTGGTCGAACTACAGCGTTGTGTTGTGGCTGCTAGGTCAGTATGAGGAGGCCCTATCTGCAGCGGGTCAGGCAATTCATATTGATGCCACTTCAACTCAAGCTTGGCAGAACCAAGGGGCGGTATTAGTCGCTCTGGGTCGCTATGAAGCGGCGCAAGCTAGCTATCTGCAAGCCGTCACGCTGGACGATGAAAATGCCGTTGCTTGGGCGAGTCTAGGCATTATTCAACTGCGTTTAGAGCAAGTGGAAGCGGGCAGGGCTTCTCTAGATAAAGCGCTGGCCCTTGACCCAGAGCAACCTCTGGCTCAACAAGCCTTAGATCAGCTTTCTCAAGTTATGCCGATGCCTTAG
- a CDS encoding pentapeptide repeat-containing protein, translating into MNIALKHGAVLCWLLFTAPILAVNPNHIQQLKETRQCPNCDLQNADLSDAYLQQANLRGANLSGANLNGADLRGAYLLQANLQAADLRNANLTGANLDQADLTQARLNHTLIDDRTVLSEKWRLVHRLNNQGVGELSLVEADLSGANLNEIDLRAVDLSGADLSGATLEGANLRGSNLSDSNLENSNFFIANLESVQLTSANLAQADLSAANLLGADLTGTNLREADLTIARLDNANLADSNLSSSNLEASLLAGANLENVTLTQANLFLSDLRGANLTGAILDNARLTGADLTDSGLSLGSLSGTALEGIASRNVDLQGVDLSRQNLANVDLSGANLSGSNLSYANFSNANLSNANLSGTNLLGANLSQANLTGANLGDANVRQVNFAGANLTQANLEGITVGNSNFCGAIMPNGVERMC; encoded by the coding sequence ATGAACATAGCGTTGAAGCATGGGGCTGTGCTCTGTTGGCTACTCTTCACTGCGCCCATTTTGGCAGTAAACCCTAATCACATCCAACAGCTCAAAGAAACGCGACAATGCCCGAATTGCGATTTGCAAAATGCGGATCTCTCAGACGCATACTTGCAGCAGGCCAACTTGAGGGGGGCAAACCTGTCGGGGGCCAATCTGAACGGGGCCGATTTAAGGGGGGCTTACCTGCTGCAGGCAAATCTCCAGGCGGCAGATTTACGCAATGCGAATTTGACCGGTGCCAATCTAGATCAAGCCGACCTCACTCAGGCTCGCCTCAACCATACCCTCATTGATGACCGCACTGTTTTATCAGAGAAATGGCGATTAGTGCATCGATTAAATAACCAGGGAGTCGGAGAGTTGTCCTTAGTGGAGGCAGATTTATCCGGCGCGAATCTAAATGAGATCGATCTGCGGGCGGTTGACTTGTCAGGGGCAGATCTCTCCGGTGCAACCCTAGAAGGGGCCAACCTGCGGGGGAGTAACCTCAGCGATAGCAACCTGGAAAACAGTAATTTCTTTATCGCAAACTTGGAATCCGTACAGTTGACCAGCGCCAATCTAGCTCAGGCGGATCTCAGCGCTGCCAATTTGCTAGGGGCAGACCTGACCGGCACTAACCTCAGGGAAGCCGATTTAACCATCGCGCGCCTTGATAATGCCAACCTGGCAGACTCGAACTTAAGCAGCAGCAATTTAGAGGCGTCTTTGCTTGCCGGGGCCAACCTAGAAAACGTGACGCTGACCCAAGCCAACTTGTTTTTATCTGATTTACGCGGAGCAAATTTGACCGGAGCCATCTTAGATAATGCCAGACTTACCGGCGCAGACCTCACCGATTCTGGCCTCAGCCTGGGCAGCCTCAGCGGTACAGCGTTGGAAGGTATCGCCTCTCGAAATGTTGACCTACAAGGCGTTGATTTGAGCCGTCAAAATTTGGCGAATGTCGATCTCAGCGGGGCAAATCTGAGCGGTTCTAACTTGAGCTACGCCAACTTTAGTAACGCTAACCTCAGCAATGCCAACTTAAGTGGGACAAACCTGCTGGGGGCTAATTTAAGTCAGGCGAATCTGACGGGGGCAAACCTGGGAGACGCGAATGTCAGGCAAGTGAATTTTGCTGGAGCCAATTTAACCCAGGCTAACTTAGAAGGGATTACTGTGGGCAACAGCAATTTCTGTGGCGCGATTATGCCCAATGGAGTTGAGAGGATGTGTTAA
- a CDS encoding transposase: MVRTAIEQQALKPSELTKVNVDTTVPEKAVAFPTDARLYDKARRALVRTARQHRLRLRQSIVAADAVHGNPYDGATLKGALHQTQQLTGHCPQKAIVDQGFRGKSHHPEDAEVVVAGTRKRTRSRKRLLQRRSAIEPVIGHVKQDHALKRNFLRGQQGDRMNAFLAGCGFNLRKLFRFFLTAPAKQTQAIA, translated from the coding sequence GTGGTGCGCACTGCGATAGAGCAACAAGCCTTGAAGCCATCGGAACTGACGAAGGTGAATGTGGACACAACGGTGCCAGAGAAAGCAGTGGCGTTTCCCACCGATGCCCGGTTGTATGACAAAGCCCGACGCGCTTTGGTGCGCACAGCCCGCCAGCATCGGCTTCGCTTACGACAAAGCATCGTGGCGGCCGATGCGGTCCATGGCAATCCCTATGATGGGGCGACGTTAAAAGGGGCGTTGCACCAAACGCAACAGCTTACCGGCCATTGCCCCCAGAAAGCCATTGTCGACCAAGGATTTCGGGGCAAAAGCCACCACCCCGAGGACGCCGAAGTCGTGGTTGCGGGTACCCGCAAGCGGACTCGCTCTCGCAAGCGTCTGCTGCAGCGGCGCAGTGCTATCGAACCCGTGATTGGCCACGTCAAACAAGACCATGCTCTCAAGCGCAACTTTTTACGGGGTCAGCAGGGCGACCGGATGAATGCGTTTCTAGCAGGATGCGGGTTTAATTTGCGAAAGTTGTTTCGGTTCTTCTTAACCGCTCCTGCGAAGCAAACCCAGGCCATCGCCTGA
- a CDS encoding DUF4336 domain-containing protein: MIYIVEYAIRFGGMDLFSRMTIVRLNDSKLWLHSPCKLDALLKSEIDQLGEVAYIIAPGNFHHLYVSDLQADYPNAETFLCPGLEKKRADLSFDWILGNRADPRWELDFEQVVIQGTRIINEVAFLHKPTRTLILVDLLENIGDDYTHEAGLLLRFWWKAVFHMWNNPKPAPEYQLGWGDKEIVRKGLKKILSWDFERIIIAHGNLIEMDAKAVATKAWKSVLKA; encoded by the coding sequence ATGATTTACATTGTGGAGTATGCGATCCGTTTCGGCGGCATGGATCTCTTCAGCCGTATGACAATAGTGAGGCTAAACGACAGCAAACTGTGGCTACATAGCCCGTGCAAATTGGACGCACTCCTCAAATCAGAAATTGATCAACTTGGCGAAGTCGCCTACATCATTGCCCCTGGCAACTTTCACCACCTCTATGTTTCCGATCTCCAAGCCGATTACCCCAACGCTGAAACCTTTCTCTGCCCAGGTCTGGAAAAGAAACGCGCTGATCTCAGTTTTGACTGGATCTTGGGAAACCGAGCCGATCCCCGTTGGGAGTTAGATTTCGAGCAGGTCGTTATCCAAGGCACGCGTATTATTAACGAAGTCGCCTTTCTCCACAAACCAACCCGAACACTAATACTTGTGGATCTCTTGGAGAACATTGGCGATGATTATACACACGAAGCCGGCCTGCTATTGAGATTCTGGTGGAAAGCTGTGTTCCACATGTGGAATAACCCTAAACCCGCACCTGAATATCAGCTGGGATGGGGTGACAAAGAGATCGTGAGAAAAGGGCTGAAAAAAATTCTCTCCTGGGATTTTGAACGTATCATTATTGCACACGGGAACTTGATCGAAATGGATGCAAAGGCGGTAGCGACAAAGGCATGGAAGAGTGTGTTGAAAGCCTAG
- a CDS encoding IS1 family transposase — protein MPSCPKCSTERTVKNGRIHTGKQRFLCRGCGYQFVPGPAV, from the coding sequence ATGCCCAGTTGCCCCAAATGTAGCACCGAGCGCACCGTCAAAAACGGTCGTATCCACACCGGTAAGCAGCGTTTCCTCTGCCGGGGCTGCGGTTATCAATTCGTCCCTGGCCCTGCCGTCTAA
- a CDS encoding tetratricopeptide repeat protein yields MRPLLAIGFSLTTLTITPPALVQAQSVEDLYRQAAAAYRTGDYSQAETILQQILQLTPDDAIAHAGLGGVLSVQGRDEEAEEAFRQALLLDPNNAFAYTGLGEFLREQGRDEEAEDILREAIRLDPNDALAYNNLGTALERQGREAEAEAAFEEARRLGFELPF; encoded by the coding sequence ATGCGCCCCCTACTCGCCATCGGTTTCAGCCTCACGACTCTCACAATTACCCCACCTGCCCTTGTCCAAGCTCAAAGCGTTGAAGACCTTTATCGTCAAGCAGCGGCAGCTTATAGAACTGGCGATTACAGCCAAGCTGAAACCATCTTGCAGCAGATATTACAACTCACTCCAGATGATGCCATTGCTCATGCTGGTTTGGGTGGAGTCTTATCAGTACAAGGACGAGATGAGGAGGCCGAAGAGGCCTTTCGACAAGCCCTTCTACTCGACCCAAACAACGCCTTCGCTTATACCGGTTTGGGTGAATTCCTGCGAGAACAGGGACGAGATGAGGAAGCCGAAGACATTCTTCGAGAAGCGATTCGACTCGACCCGAACGACGCCCTCGCTTACAACAACTTAGGTACAGCCCTGGAACGGCAGGGACGAGAAGCCGAAGCTGAAGCTGCCTTTGAGGAAGCCCGTCGCTTAGGGTTTGAACTTCCTTTTTGA